tatttttaataattatattctGCAAATTATTCTAGCTTGAAAAAATGGAGCCCGACAAACAAATATGTTTGGAAAGATCAACAAAGACCTCCATACGAAAGACGGGTCTTGGGTGAAAGATGATTCAAAAAATATGCATGTAAATACTAATTGGAATTAGATTATATAGTAGATCTTTATAGTTTATTTGCTGATTGTTTTAATGACCGTTTTTGCAGGATTGATTATCCACTTCTCTGTCTTTCTTCTGCTGTCAATTGCAATTCTTCACATTTGTTTCGTACGATTAAACCTATTGGTTTACTGGGTTCTACCTATATGTTTGTTACGATAAAACCTTTCATGACTTCACATTTATTTCGTACAAGAAAGCccagttttaatttttcaattactCAAGCTATCCATCATAGACGGAAATCAGAAAAACCAATGCACGAAGATGCAATGAAAGATGATTCAGTTAAAGGAGATGAGAATGAGAAGATCATTCACACTTTACTGGTAACCCAATGTTTTTTTTGTGGTCAATAGTTGATATTTCATTGAAAGAAGGCATAGGCCCAAAAAAAGGCCCAAGAACCTCAGTAACCAATACAGCAGTGGTTCGCGAAGGCCCTTACCGAAAACAGTTAAACTATGTGGCTCGCTTAGCTGTTAAACAGAGGAAACTAGAACGGAACAGAAAAAACAGTGCATGTGACCAGAAACAGTTTGCTAAAGCATTAAAGGGGGGAAAGTGTGAAAGGTGTAGCCATTAAAAACCAATATCCACCCTGCTTGACCAAGCACTTCCAAAAGATCAGTATGACGCAGCACTTAGTTATTGGGCTACTGATGAATTCAAAAAAACTTGAGTAAAcagccattttggtccctggTTGTGTATTGCGGTGATGGAATGGTcctcaatttttaaaaatgGTCATTTTTAATCCTTGAATGTGTCGacgtcggtcaagttagtctttttttcaattttccgtTGGTCTCTGAGACGGAAAATGTCAAATGTCACATTTTTTACATGTTTGACATCCTACGTGGCTCTCCAACGGTTAAAATGAAAGTAAGtaaacacattcagggaccaaaatggcgGTTAACTCCAAAAAAATAACTTAACcattatcttcatcttcatcctcaatctcaccttcttctttcatcatttccagaaaacaaacacaaaatcccccaaatcttcatctccatCATCTTTTTCCATATTCAACCATTAAACTTTAAAAACTCAAACATGTTACTCATATTCTTATTCTTCATTTTTGGGTctttttattcattattttgCTTGATACCATGGTTTGGATCATCTCGATGGCGCACGCCGCTGAAATCACCATGGGCTCGGTCCCTCCGACGAGCTCACAAGCGGCGAGGCAGAGAACCGGCCTGACCCTCTTCCCGTCGGCGAGGAGGGAGTAGCGCACGGCCTCGTGGATCTTGAGAGGGTCCTGGAGCGAAACGGCGTCGTCGAGGGCCTGGTTAACCTGGGTCGCCTTTTGAATCATGTAGGACTTGAAATTGAAGGTGGGTTTTTCTTTCTCAGCCTCCACCGTCTCCTCCTTGGTCATCACCGCCGAAACAGTTGAAGAAGAACAGAGTTGGTACCTTTGGGGCTTTGCGGGGATAATTGGCGAAATGGGTATCTTCCTAAGGCCATGGAAGAGGTAAAAAGTTGGGGATCTGGATCTGGTAGCATGGTTCATCACGAAACTTGGGCGTGCCCATGTGTTGAGATTCACAAAACTCATATTGGGGGTTTCTTTTAGTGTGGGTTCTAAATTTGAGTTTTGGTTAATTGCATACACTACACAGTGGGATGATGCTAGAATCAGAAGAAAGGGTTGAAGGTAGTGATTGTATGAGGGTGTGATTTGCAGTGCATTGGTGTTGATTGAAATGGAGTTAAGGAAGCATAATGGAAATTGAAGAACTCACTAAGATGTACAGGTATGGGAGAGTGGGGGTGATAGGCAAATAGAGCAGATAAGCAGTGCCTACCAATGAGATTAGGACCAAGATAGGATCATATAAAATATATCTGGGATGTGGGATTAGATGATGAACTTTTTAAAGTTTAATGGTTGAATAGGGAAAAAGATGATGGAGGATGAAGATTTGggattttgtgtttgttttctggaaataatgaaataagaaggtgagattgaggatgaagatgaagatgaggttGGAGATGATGGTTAAGTGATTTTTTGGAGTAAACCgtcattttggtccctgaatgtgtttaCTTACTTTCATTTTGATTGCTGGAGAGCCACGTAGGATGCCAATGTGTAAAAAAACATGACATTTGACATTTTCCGTCTCAGGGACTAACGGAAAACTGAACAAAGGACCAACTTGACCGACGTCGACACATTCAAGGATTAAAAATGACCATTTTTAAAAGCTGAGGACCATTCTGTCACCGCTATACACAAccagggaccaaaatggctaTTTACTCAAAAAACTTATGTGAAGGGCCAAGCATTAAGGTCTTTGAATAGGCCAAAGCCATTGCACAAAACAGTGATTATTACTGGCAAACCAAAAGACAAGAGCGAAGATAAATTTATCAAACCAGCTGGGAACAAGTAAGTAAGTTGGGCTGAATTTTTTCTTAACAGTAGTCGTTTAATTTTACTAATATTATCTATTTGCAGTTTGAAGTCCGCCAAAGTGACAAGCAGGGCAGTCTATAATGTCATCAAGAACAATTACAATGAGGGCCTGTTTCGGTATGCGACGATTCGTGAAAATCCAAAACTGCATAAAATATGGTTTGATTCTTTTAAAGAACAAGTGGCATGGGAAGCTAAAGATGAAGAAATTGTAAAGAAACGTTTTAACAGAAAATGCTCCAATCAACTGATCGGCCTACTTTTAAGAGCTCACAGAAGTGGTAAGAAGCCAAAGTAGATGACTGACTCTCAATGGTTGTGTCTAGAAGAGCACAAAAGGACTGAAAAGTTTCAAAAAGTTTTAAGACAAGCAATTAAAAATAAGCCTAGTGGACCCACTCATACAGGGGGTGCCACACCCTTCGCTGAGTGTGCTATACAAAATGTAAGTCTTCCAACTTACTTCTAAATACGCTTGTGTtacatttatattttatatttttaataattatattctGCAAATTATTCTAGCTTAAAGAAATGGAGCCCGACAAACAAATATGTTTGGAAAGATCAACAAAGACCTCCATTTGAAGGATTGATTATCCACTTCTCTGTCTTTCTTCTGCTGCCAATTGAATTTCTTCACATTTGTTTCGTACGATTAAACCTATTAGTTTACTGGGTTCTACCTATATGTTTGCTACGATAAAACCTTTCATGGCTTCACATTTATTTCGTACAAGAAAGCccagttttaatttttcaattactCAAGCTATCCATCATAGATGGAAATCAGAAAAACCAATGCACGAAGATGCAATGAAAGATGATTCAGTTAAAGGAGATGAGAATGAGAAGATCATTCACACTTTGCTGGTAACCCagtgtttttttttgtggtcAATAGTTGGTATTTCATTGAAAGAAGGCTTAGGCCCAAAAAAAAGGCTCAAGAACCTCAGTAACCAATACAGAAGTGGTTCGCGAAGGCCCTTATAGAAAACAGTTAAACTTTGTGGCTCGCTTAGCTGTTAAACAGAGGAAACTAGAACGGAACAGAAAAAACAGTGCATGTGAAAAAACAGTGCATGTGACAAGAAACAGTTTGTCAAAGCATTGAAGGTGGGATAGTGTGAAAGGTGTAGCCATTAAAAACCAATATCCACCATGCCTGACCAAGCACTTCCTAAAGATCAGTATGATGCATCACTTAGTTATTGGGCTACTGATGAATTCAAAAAAACTTATGTGAAGGGCCAAGCATTAAGGTCTTTAAATAGGCCAAAGCCATTGCACAAAACAGTGATTATTACTGGCAAACCAAAAAACAAAGAGCGAAGATAAATTTATCAAACCAGCTTGGAACAAGTAAGTAAGTTGGGCTGAATTTTTTCTTAACAGTAGTCGTTTAATTTTACAAATATTATCTATTTGCAGTTTGAAGTCCGCCAAAGTGTCAAGCAGTGCAGTCTATAATGTCATCAAGAACAATTACAACGAGGGCCTGTTTCGGCATGCGACGATTCGTGAAAATCCAAAACTGCATAAAATATGGTTTGATTATTTCAAAGAACAAGTTGCATGGGAAGCTAAAGATGAAGAAATTGTAAAGAAACTTTTTGACAGAAAATGCTCCAATCAACTGATCGACCTACTTTCAAGAGCTCAAAGAAGTGGTAAGAAGCCAAAGTGGATGACTGACTCTCAATGGTTGTGTCTAGAAGAGCACAAAAGGACTGTCAAGTTTCAAAAAGTTTTAAGACAAGCAATTAAAAATAAGCCTAATGGACCCACTCACACAGGGGGTGCCACACCCTTCGCTGAGTGTGTTATACAAAATGTAAGTCTTCCAACTTACTTCTAAATATGCTTGTGTAacatttatattgtatatttttaataattatattctGCAAATTATTCTAGCTTGAAAAAATGGAGCCCGACAAACAAATATGTTTGGAAAGATCAACAATGACCTCCATATGAAAGATGGGTCTTGGGTGAAAGATGATTCAAAAAATATGCATGTAAATACAAATTGGAATTAGATTATATAGTAGATCTTTATAGTTTATTTGCTGATTGTTTTAATGACCGTTTTTGAAGGATTGATTATCCACTTCTTTGTCTTTCTTCTGCTGCCAATTGCATTTCTTCACATTTGTCTCGTACGATTAAACCTATTAGTTTACTGGGTTCTACCTATATGTTTGGTACGATAAAACCTTTCATGGCTTCACATTTATTTCGTACAAGAAAGCccagttttaatttttcaattactCAAGCTATCCATCATAGATGGAAATCAGAAAAACCAATGCACGAAGATGCAATGAAAGATGATTCAGTTAAAGGAGATGAGAATGAGAAGATCATTCACACTTTGCTGGTAAcccagtgttttttttttgtggtcaATAGTTGGTATTTCATTGAAAGAAGGCTTAGGCCCAAAAAAAAGGCTCAAGAACCTCAGTAACCAATACAACAGTGGTTCGCGAAGGCCCTTATAGAAAACAGTTAAACTTTGTGGCTCGCTTAGCTGTTAAACAGAGGAAACTAGAACGGAACAGAAAAAACAGCGCATGTGATAAGAAACAGTTTGTCAAAGCATTGAAGGGGGGAAAGTGTGAAAGGTGTAGCCATTAAAAACCAATATCCACCCTGCCTGACCAAGCACTTCCTAAAGATCAGTATGATGCATCACTTTGTTATTGGGCTACTGATGAATTCAAAAAAACTTATGTGAAGGGCCAAGCATTAAGGTCTTTAAATAGGCCAAAGCCATTGCACAAAACAGTGACTATTAATGGCAAACCAATGACAATAGCGAAGATAAATATATCAAACCAGCTGGGAACAAGTAAGTAagttgggttgaatttttgCTTAACAGTAGTCGTTTAATTTTACTAATATTATCTATTTGCAGTTTGAAGTCCGCCAAAGTGTCAAGCAGTGCAGTCTATAATGTCATTAAGAACAATTACAACGAGGGCCTGTTTCGGCATGCGACGATTCGTGAAAATCCAAAACTGCATAAAATATGGTTTGATTATTTCAAAGAACAAGTGGCATGGGAAGCTAAAGATGAAGAAATTGTAAAGAAACTTTTTGACAGAAAATGCTCCAATCAACTGATCGACCTACTTTCAAGAGCTCAAAGAAGTGGTAAGAAGCCAAAGTGGATGACTGACTCTCAATGGTTGTGTCTAGAAGAGCACAAAAGGACTGACAAGTTTCAAAAAGATTTAAGACAAGCAATTAAAAATAAGCCTAATGGACCCACTCACACAGGGGGTGCCACACCCTTCGCTGAGTGTGTTATACAAAATGTAAGTCTTCTAACTTACTTCTAAATATGCTTGTGTTacatttatattgtatatttttaataattatattctGCAAATTATTCTAGCTTGAAAAAATGGAGCCCGACAAACAAATATGTTTGGAAAGATCAACAATGACCTCCATATGAAAGATGGGTCTTGGGTGAAAGATGATTCAAAAAATATGCATGTAAATACAAACTGGAATTAGATTATATAGTAGATCTTTATAGTTTATTTGCTGATTGTTTTAATAACCGTTTTTGCAGGATTGATTATCCACTTCTCTGTCTTTCTTCTGCTGTCAATTGCAATTCTTCACATTTGTTTCGTACGATTAAACCTATTGGTTTACTGGGTTCTACCTATATGTTTGTTACGATAAAACCTTTCATGACTTCACATTTATTTCGTACAAGAAAGCccagttttaatttttcaattactCAAGCTATCCATCATAGATGGAAATCAGAAAAACCAATGCACGAAGATGCAATGAAAGATGATTCAGTTAAAGGAGATGAGAATGAGAAGATCATTCATACTTTGCTGGTAACCCAATGTTTTTTTTGTGGTCAATAGTTGGTATTTCATTGAAAGAAGGCATAGGCCCAAGAACCTCAGTAACCAATACAGCAGTGGTTCGCGAAGGCCCTTACCGAAAACAGTTAAACTATGTGGCTCGCTTAGCTGTTAAACAGAGGAAACTAGAACGGAACAGAAAAAACAGTGCATGTGACAAGAAACAGTTTGCCAAAGCATTAAAGGGGAGAAAGTGTGAAAGGTGTAGCCATTAAAACCCAATATCCACCCTACTTGACCAAGCACTTCCAAAAGATCAGTATGACGCAGCACTTAGTTATTGGGCTACTGATGAATTCAAAAAAACTTATGTGAAGGGCCAAGCATTAAGGTCTTTGAATAGGCCAAAGCCATTGCACAAAACAGTGATTATTACTGGGAAACCAAAAAACAAAGAGCGAAGATAAATTTATCAAACCAGCTTGGAACAAGTAAGTAAGTTGGGCTGAATTTTTTCTTAACAGTAGTCGTTTAATTTTACTAATATTATCTATTTGCAGTTTGAAGTCCACCAAAGTGTCAAGCAGGGCAGTTTATAATGTCATCAAGAACAATTACAACGAGGGCCTGTTTCGGTATGGGACGATTCGTGAAAATCCAAAACTGCATAAAATATGGTTTGATTCTTTTAAAGAACAAGTGGCATGGGAAGCTAAAGACGAAGAAATtgtaaagcaacgttttaacaGAAAATACTCCAATCAACTGATCGGCCTACTTTTAAGAGCTCACAGAAGTGGTAAGAAGCCAAAGTGGATGACTGACTCTCAATGGTTGTGTCTAGAAGAGCACAAAAGGACTGAAAAGTTTCAAAAAGTTTTAAGACAAGCAATTAAAAATAAGCCTAGTGGACCCACTCACACAGGGGGTGCCACACCCTTCGCTGAGTGTGCTATACAAAATGTAAGTCTTCCAACTTACTTCTAAATACGCTTGTGTtacatttatattttatatttttaataattatattctGCAAATTATTCTAGCTTGAAGAAATGGAGCCCGACAAACAAATATGTTTGGAAAGATCAACAAAGACCTCAATATGAAAGACGAGTCTTGGGTGAAAGTTGATTCAAAAAATATGCATGTAAATACTAATTGGAATTAGATTATATAGTAGatctttatattttatttgctgATTGTTTTAATGACCGTTTTTGAAGGATTGATTATCCACTTCTCTGTCTTTCTTCTGCTGTCAATTGCATTTCTTCACATTTGTTTCGTACGATTAAACCTATTAGTTTACTGGGTTCTACCTATATGTTTGGTACGATAAAACCTTTCATGGCTTCTCATTTATTTCGTACAAGAAAGCccagttttaatttttcaattactCAAGCTATCCATCATAGATGGAAATCAAGAAAACCAATGCACGAAGATGCAATGAAAGATGATTCAGTTAAAGGAGATGAGAATGAGAAGATCATTCACACTTTGCTGGTAAccctgtgtttttttttgtggtcAATAGTTGGTATTTCATTGAAAGAAGGCTTAGGCCCAAAAAAAAGGCTCAAGAACCTCAGTAACCAATACAACAGTGGTTCGTGAAGGCCCTTACAGAAAACAGTTAAACTCTGTAGCTCGCTTAGCTGTTAAACAGAGGAAACTAGAACGGAACAGAAAAAACAGTGCATGTGACAAGAAACAGTTTGCCAAAGCATTGAAGGGGGGAAAGTGTGAAAGGTGTAGCCATTAAAAACCAATATCCACCCTGCCTGACCAAGCACTTCCTAAAGATCAGTATGATGCATCACTTAGTTATTGGGCTACTGATGAATTCAAAAAAACTTATGTGAAGGGCCAAGCATTAAGGTCTTTAAATAGGCCAAAGCCATTGCACAAAACAGTGACTAATAATGGCAAACCAAAGACAATAGCGAAGATAAATATATCAAACCAGCTGGGAACAAGTAAGTAagttgggttgaatttttgCTTAACAGTAGTCGTTTAATTTTACTAATATTATCTATTTGCAGTTTGAAGTCCGCCAAAGTGTCAAGCAGTGCAGTCTATAATGTCATCAAGAACAATTACAACGAGGGCCTGTTTCGGTATGCGACGATCCGTGAAAATCCCAAACAGCATAAAATATGGTTTGATTATTTCAAAGAACAAGTGGCATGGGAAGCTAAAGATGAAGAAATTGTAAAGAAACTTTTTGATAGAAAATGCTCCAATCAACTGATCGACCTACTTTCAAGAGCTCAAAGAAGTGGTAAGAAGCCAAAGTGGATGACTGACTCTCAATGGTTGTGTTTAAAAGAGCACAAAAGAACTGAGAAGTTTCAAAAAGTTTTAAGACATGCAATCAAAAATAATCCCAGTGGACCCACTCACACAGGGGGTGCCACACCCTTCGCTGAGCGTGCTATACAAAATGTAAGTCTTCTAACTTACTTCTAAATACGGTTGTGTTACATTTGTAttgtatatttttaataattatattttgaatATTATTCTAGCTTGA
This portion of the Lotus japonicus ecotype B-129 chromosome 3, LjGifu_v1.2 genome encodes:
- the LOC130744403 gene encoding geranylgeranyl pyrophosphate synthase, chloroplastic-like translates to MSFVNLNTWARPSFVMNHATRSRSPTFYLFHGLRKIPISPIIPAKPQRYQLCSSSTVSAVMTKEETVEAEKEKPTFNFKSYMIQKATQVNQALDDAVSLQDPLKIHEAVRYSLLADGKRVRPVLCLAACELVGGTEPMVISAACAIEMIQTMVSSKIMNKKTQK